In Rutidosis leptorrhynchoides isolate AG116_Rl617_1_P2 chromosome 2, CSIRO_AGI_Rlap_v1, whole genome shotgun sequence, one genomic interval encodes:
- the LOC139893450 gene encoding peptide methionine sulfoxide reductase-like: MLLLKTTTTTAVTTTTISAVSLPLLSISSHLKPKHTPFTFPTKPLILRHQSTPKIMSWLTRLGFGTRTPTESASNQSPIALGPDDDVPAPGQQFAQFGAGCFWGVELAFQRVPGVTKTEVGYTQGFTDNPTYNDICSGTTNHSEVVRVQYDPKNCSFESLLDCFWERHDPTTLNRQGNDVGTQYRSGIYFYTPEQEKAALESKEKHQQKLNRTIVTEILPAKKFYRAEEYHQQYLAKGGRFGFRQSTEKGCNDPIRCYG; this comes from the exons ATGCTCCTCCTCAAAACAACCACCACAACCGctgtcaccaccaccaccatctccgccgtctctctccctctcctctccATCTCCTCCCACCTTAAACCCAAGCATACTCCCTTCACCTTCCCCACAAAACCCCTCATCTTACGTCATCAATCCACACCCAAAATCATGTCTTGGTTAACCCGATTAGGATTCGGTACACGCACCCCCACCGAATCAGCCTCAAACCAATCACCAATCGCACTAGGACCCGACGATGATGTTCCTGCACCCGGTCAGCAGTTTGCGCAATTCGGTGCTGGGTGTTTTTGGGGTGTTGAATTAGCGTTTCAAAGAGTTCCGGGTGTTACTAAAACTGAAGTCGGGTATACCCAAGGATTTACGGATAACCCGACTTATAATGATATATGTTCTGGGACTACTAATCATTCGGAAGTTGTTCGGGTTCAGTATGACCCAAAAAATTGTAGCTTTGAGAGTTTGCTTGATTGTTTTTGGGAGAGACATGATCCTACTACACTTAATCGTCAG GGGAATGATGTGGGAACACAATATAGATCTGGGATATACTTCTACACACCCGAGCAAGAGAAAGCTGCATTAGAATCAAAGGAGAAACACCAACAGAAATTGAACCGAACAATCGTTACCGAGATTCTTCCTGCAAAGAAGTTTTACAGGGCTGAAGAGTACCATCAGCAGTATCTTGCTAAAGGAGGTCGATTTGGGTTCAGGCAATCTACTGAGAAAGGCTGCAATGATCCTATTCGTTGCTACGGCtaa